The sequence below is a genomic window from Calditrichota bacterium.
ATTCAGCCACACGATGGCGGCGTTCAGCACCGTCGCAAAGCTCACCCAGAGTAGGTACGGGACGAGGAGCAGACCAGCAGCCGGTTGCATCCGCCAGAACAGGACAAGCGTGGCCAGAATGGCTCCCCAAAGGAGGACAATATCAACCAAGGCAACGGCGGGCAACCGCAAGCCAAAGAAGAACAGAGACCACAGCACATTGAGGACGAGCTGCACGACAAACACTGCCAGGGCCGTGTTGACGCCAAGACTCTTGTGCCAGACGAGCGCCGCCGCTACACCCATGAGAATGTACAGCACCGTCCACACCGGGCCGAACAGCCATCCTGGAGGCGTGAAGGGTGGCTTATTGAGAGTGGGATACCAGGTGCGGA
It includes:
- a CDS encoding tryptophan-rich sensory protein, yielding MVLSKALVVKLVVAIGVCLLAGVLGSVFTSSGVRTWYPTLNKPPFTPPGWLFGPVWTVLYILMGVAAALVWHKSLGVNTALAVFVVQLVLNVLWSLFFFGLRLPAVALVDIVLLWGAILATLVLFWRMQPAAGLLLVPYLLWVSFATVLNAAIVWLNR